In the genome of Candidatus Poribacteria bacterium, one region contains:
- a CDS encoding D-2-hydroxyacid dehydrogenase, whose amino-acid sequence MPTPKILIASRQTPEVEAILNDAPPEVEVHFLPPGEQLGDHLSEIEIIYGAIGEADLPKAESLRWVHQPHAGVEGFMYPAFKASDVVLTNCRRLYGRQISEHAFALLLSLTRSIPAQLEFMKRKHWERVPCIELAGMTMGILGLGGIGRAVAARAKAFEFNVIAVDPESMEKPDTVTQLGKLDWLPEMMVQSNVVMVCCPSTPETHKLLSHEQFNLLPDGSYLVNVSRGRIIDEDALITALRNGKLAAAGLDVTYTEPCPPDSPLWTEPNVILTGHSAGASQHIRARAMQLFVDNLHRYVKGELLENVVDKQKGY is encoded by the coding sequence ATGCCTACCCCAAAAATTCTCATTGCAAGCCGTCAAACACCAGAAGTTGAAGCGATACTCAACGATGCTCCGCCGGAGGTTGAAGTACACTTCCTGCCACCGGGAGAACAACTTGGTGACCACCTCTCCGAAATCGAGATTATCTACGGGGCAATCGGTGAAGCGGATCTTCCAAAAGCCGAATCACTGCGATGGGTGCATCAGCCACATGCAGGTGTTGAAGGTTTCATGTACCCCGCTTTCAAAGCGAGTGATGTGGTGTTGACAAATTGTCGAAGATTGTATGGGCGGCAGATTTCTGAACACGCCTTTGCCCTCCTGCTTTCTCTCACGCGCAGCATCCCGGCGCAACTAGAGTTTATGAAACGCAAGCATTGGGAACGCGTGCCGTGTATAGAATTGGCAGGGATGACGATGGGGATTTTGGGACTTGGCGGCATCGGTCGTGCAGTCGCCGCACGGGCAAAGGCGTTTGAGTTTAATGTGATTGCCGTTGATCCAGAATCTATGGAAAAACCGGATACGGTGACCCAACTTGGAAAACTGGATTGGCTACCGGAGATGATGGTGCAATCCAACGTGGTGATGGTTTGCTGCCCAAGCACTCCCGAAACGCATAAACTCCTATCGCACGAACAGTTTAATCTACTGCCAGATGGCAGCTACCTCGTCAACGTCAGTCGAGGGAGAATTATTGATGAAGATGCCTTAATCACTGCACTTCGGAACGGTAAATTGGCGGCGGCAGGGTTAGATGTGACTTACACGGAGCCGTGTCCGCCGGATAGTCCGCTATGGACCGAACCTAACGTAATCCTAACCGGCCACAGTGCAGGTGCATCGCAGCATATCCGGGCACGCGCCATGCAACTGTTCGTTGACAACTTACATCGTTACGTCAAGGGCGAACTGTTAGAAAATGTTGTGGATAAGCAGAAGGGATACTAA
- a CDS encoding DnaJ domain-containing protein, whose translation MQIPDYYHTLEIDRRATAEDIKQAYRKQVKRHHPDKNPGKEKYAERMFRRICIAYEILSDPQRKLKYDLTLKSVDVEQAWHPRPFGNLRRSNQTRHKYQLMFQELLNENIEAGIEIYEQLQRERRKGCIDDFLGYADSRDCEFLIAEAYQTLGNYRTAMGIYESLIESEKRRPCFHHFIDEIKERLKRVYFRVLTNPQNLENIPTDLEKIRSLNLSKRETAWIYKRLSECYIDINQINQAKEMLNMAFELYPGMAGAKKICQQLGMEHLLLQNGKRW comes from the coding sequence ATGCAAATTCCAGACTACTACCACACTTTAGAAATAGATCGCCGCGCAACGGCAGAGGATATTAAACAGGCTTACCGTAAGCAGGTGAAGCGGCACCACCCGGATAAAAATCCGGGGAAGGAGAAGTATGCCGAACGCATGTTTCGCCGTATCTGTATCGCCTATGAGATCCTGAGCGATCCTCAACGAAAGCTGAAGTATGATCTCACGCTCAAGTCTGTAGATGTAGAGCAGGCGTGGCACCCTCGCCCCTTTGGAAATCTCCGGAGATCGAACCAAACCCGACATAAATATCAGCTTATGTTCCAGGAACTGCTGAACGAGAACATTGAAGCGGGTATCGAAATCTACGAGCAGCTGCAACGTGAAAGAAGAAAGGGCTGCATTGACGACTTTTTGGGCTACGCAGACAGCCGTGACTGCGAATTCCTCATCGCAGAAGCCTATCAAACACTTGGGAATTATCGAACGGCTATGGGAATTTATGAATCTCTAATTGAGTCCGAAAAGCGACGCCCCTGTTTTCACCACTTCATTGATGAAATCAAGGAACGGTTGAAACGGGTTTATTTCCGTGTCCTCACAAACCCTCAGAACCTTGAAAATATTCCGACCGATTTAGAAAAGATTCGCTCTTTGAACCTATCGAAACGTGAAACGGCATGGATTTATAAAAGGCTATCGGAGTGCTACATTGATATTAACCAGATTAACCAAGCGAAAGAGATGTTGAATATGGCATTTGAACTTTACCCGGGCATGGCGGGTGCAAAAAAGATTTGTCAACAGCTAGGCATGGAACACCTATTGTTGCAAAATGGTAAACGGTGGTAA
- a CDS encoding N-acetyltransferase, giving the protein MEKSYFVHESSYIDEPVSIGDGTKIWHFCHVMKDSQIGRNCTLGQNVNIDSGVCVGNNVKIQNNVSVYKKVTIEDDVFCGPSVVFTNVINPRSAVPRTIDEYDSTLVKRGATIGANATIICGVTIGEHAFIGAGAVVTRDVPDYALVYGNPARQQGWMCQCGTRLELTDNFAQCDCCHQKYQCRKNRLTSAC; this is encoded by the coding sequence ATGGAGAAATCCTATTTTGTTCATGAGTCCTCTTATATCGATGAGCCGGTTTCGATTGGTGATGGCACCAAGATTTGGCATTTCTGCCATGTTATGAAGGACAGCCAAATCGGACGAAATTGCACACTTGGTCAGAACGTCAATATTGATAGCGGCGTATGCGTCGGAAACAACGTCAAGATCCAAAACAATGTCTCCGTCTACAAGAAAGTCACAATCGAAGACGACGTTTTTTGTGGCCCTTCAGTAGTATTCACAAACGTCATCAATCCGAGAAGTGCTGTCCCCAGAACAATCGATGAATACGATTCCACGTTGGTGAAACGCGGTGCAACAATTGGCGCCAATGCAACGATTATCTGCGGTGTCACTATTGGTGAACACGCTTTCATCGGTGCAGGGGCTGTGGTAACGCGAGACGTACCCGACTATGCCTTAGTCTACGGCAACCCTGCGCGGCAACAAGGTTGGATGTGTCAGTGTGGAACCCGTTTGGAACTAACCGACAATTTCGCACAGTGTGATTGCTGTCATCAAAAGTATCAGTGTCGCAAGAATCGACTTACATCTGCCTGTTAG
- the queC gene encoding 7-cyano-7-deazaguanine synthase QueC, which translates to MAKKAVVLLSGGVDSTTILAIAQSQGYDVYTMSFRYGQRHVLELDSAERISEKMGAKKHVIVDIDLRAFGGSALTDDIDVPKERSDQQIGTGIPITYVPARNTIFLSFALAWAETLEIDTIFIGVNALDYSGYPDCRPEYIEAYQRMGNLATRVGVEGTAKLKIETPLISMTKAQIIQKGAELGVDYGLTLSCYDPDPQGRACGACDSCLLRIKGFEEAGVADPTVYKT; encoded by the coding sequence TTGGCAAAAAAAGCGGTAGTGCTTTTAAGCGGGGGTGTCGATTCCACGACTATACTCGCAATTGCACAATCCCAAGGATACGATGTATACACCATGAGTTTCCGGTACGGTCAACGACACGTCTTGGAACTCGACAGCGCAGAGCGGATCTCGGAGAAAATGGGGGCAAAAAAGCATGTCATCGTCGATATAGACTTGCGCGCATTCGGTGGTTCTGCTTTGACGGATGACATTGATGTTCCCAAAGAGCGGTCAGATCAACAAATCGGAACAGGTATCCCGATTACCTATGTTCCTGCACGAAACACGATATTCCTGTCTTTTGCACTCGCTTGGGCGGAGACGTTAGAGATCGACACAATTTTCATCGGTGTCAATGCACTTGATTATAGCGGCTATCCTGACTGTAGACCAGAATATATTGAGGCGTATCAGCGGATGGGAAATCTAGCAACGAGGGTTGGAGTTGAAGGTACAGCGAAGCTAAAGATCGAAACCCCTCTGATCTCAATGACTAAAGCGCAAATCATACAGAAAGGAGCAGAACTCGGCGTTGATTACGGACTCACCCTCAGTTGTTACGACCCCGACCCACAAGGCAGAGCGTGCGGTGCGTGTGATAGCTGTTTATTACGGATAAAGGGCTTTGAAGAAGCGGGTGTCGCGGATCCAACAGTCTACAAAACTTGA
- a CDS encoding glycosyltransferase family 9 protein, producing MIEKILVFSLSFIGDAVLSTAVISPLRQRFPDAKITFLVGPRAFDLLAADPQIDQVLVYDNRGEHAGWRGKVRLIKLLRREGFDLIVDLRDSFWSRFVGGKHWSMRLRRGNIHAVTRYLDVLQRHDLNVDGARPQLQFTAQRLAKCDAFLMENGVNRHRVLVGMHPGGNWVYKLWGPESFAQIADRLCEKWNAQILLFAGPNERELQGQVANLMRGQPICVKEDDLCQVAALIAACDFYIGNDTGPMHIAVAVGTPVIGIFGPTNHHRNGPYGEEHVVVHSSVELGCNPCHPGKRPGGCGKGSCAVIEAVTVEQAFNAAEKLKHMRRDWLKRTGKSL from the coding sequence ATGATCGAAAAGATTTTGGTCTTCAGTCTCAGTTTCATCGGTGACGCTGTCCTTTCTACGGCGGTCATCAGTCCGTTACGCCAACGCTTTCCCGATGCGAAGATTACCTTTCTCGTTGGCCCCCGTGCCTTCGATCTGTTGGCTGCCGACCCACAAATAGATCAGGTCCTTGTGTACGATAATCGCGGTGAACACGCGGGCTGGCGTGGAAAAGTTCGCCTAATTAAATTGTTGCGTCGCGAAGGGTTTGATCTGATCGTGGATCTCCGGGATAGTTTCTGGTCACGGTTCGTTGGTGGGAAACATTGGAGCATGCGGCTAAGGAGAGGAAATATCCACGCCGTTACTCGATACCTCGATGTGCTGCAGCGACACGATCTCAACGTTGATGGCGCACGCCCACAACTTCAATTCACCGCTCAAAGGCTTGCGAAGTGCGATGCGTTTTTAATGGAAAATGGAGTTAATCGTCATCGGGTACTGGTCGGGATGCACCCCGGCGGCAACTGGGTTTACAAGCTATGGGGACCAGAGAGCTTTGCACAAATTGCAGACCGGTTGTGCGAAAAATGGAACGCGCAGATTCTGTTGTTTGCTGGACCCAACGAGCGGGAGCTACAAGGACAAGTTGCCAATCTAATGCGCGGGCAGCCGATCTGCGTGAAGGAAGACGATTTGTGTCAGGTCGCTGCGCTGATCGCAGCCTGCGATTTCTATATCGGCAATGATACGGGACCAATGCACATTGCAGTTGCTGTCGGAACTCCTGTAATCGGCATCTTCGGACCGACAAACCACCATCGCAATGGACCCTATGGAGAGGAACACGTTGTCGTCCACAGCAGTGTGGAACTCGGTTGCAATCCGTGCCATCCCGGTAAGCGTCCCGGCGGGTGTGGAAAGGGTAGCTGTGCGGTCATAGAAGCGGTAACCGTTGAGCAGGCGTTCAATGCCGCCGAAAAACTGAAGCACATGAGACGCGATTGGCTAAAACGTACAGGTAAATCTCTCTAA
- a CDS encoding Gfo/Idh/MocA family oxidoreductase: protein MKKSKITLGMVGLGYWGPNLLRNFDQLPNCRVKVCCDLDAGRLASAKEQYPHLMVADDYNTLLADPDLDAIVIATPARTHYTFALKALQRGKHLFIEKPLTLEAQHAVELVELAEGTDRILMVGHLMEYHPAIEKLKDLIQSGELGQIHYLYAQRVNLGRIRHDENAMWSLAPHDFSVAMYLLDAEPENVSARGASYLQEGIDDVVFVNLQFPDGIMAHIQLSWLDPHKLRLTTIVGSEKMVVFDDMETTEMVKIYNKGVNHTTDYTSYGEALSPRFGDVTIPYIKMTEPLRLECQHFLDCIMNHRKPRSDGRDGLRVVRVLQAAQQSRNRNGEPVNIKM from the coding sequence ATGAAAAAATCCAAGATAACCCTTGGAATGGTTGGCTTAGGGTATTGGGGACCCAATCTGCTCCGGAACTTTGATCAACTGCCCAATTGTCGCGTCAAAGTCTGCTGCGACCTAGATGCGGGGCGCCTCGCTAGTGCCAAAGAGCAATATCCACATCTCATGGTCGCTGATGACTATAACACCCTGTTGGCTGACCCCGATCTCGACGCAATAGTCATCGCAACACCAGCACGTACCCATTACACTTTTGCCCTTAAAGCCCTTCAACGCGGCAAACATCTCTTCATCGAAAAGCCGCTAACACTGGAGGCACAACACGCTGTCGAATTGGTCGAACTCGCTGAAGGTACAGATCGAATCCTAATGGTCGGGCATCTGATGGAATACCATCCGGCGATTGAAAAACTGAAAGATCTCATCCAGTCAGGAGAGCTTGGACAGATCCACTATCTCTATGCACAGCGGGTCAACCTGGGGAGAATCCGCCACGATGAAAACGCGATGTGGAGTCTCGCTCCCCACGATTTTTCCGTCGCCATGTACCTACTTGACGCCGAGCCGGAGAACGTATCCGCCCGTGGAGCATCCTATCTGCAAGAGGGGATCGACGATGTGGTCTTTGTCAACCTTCAATTTCCCGATGGGATTATGGCGCATATCCAACTGAGTTGGTTAGACCCCCATAAGCTGCGTCTAACAACAATTGTCGGAAGCGAAAAAATGGTCGTTTTTGATGATATGGAAACCACAGAAATGGTTAAAATTTACAACAAAGGGGTCAATCACACGACAGACTACACCTCCTACGGTGAAGCCTTAAGCCCGCGGTTCGGTGATGTCACAATACCGTATATCAAAATGACAGAACCGCTCAGGTTGGAATGTCAACACTTTCTCGATTGTATCATGAATCATCGCAAACCCAGAAGCGATGGCAGAGATGGACTTCGCGTTGTACGAGTCCTACAAGCAGCGCAGCAATCACGCAACCGGAACGGCGAACCGGTGAACATTAAAATGTGA
- a CDS encoding NAD-dependent epimerase/dehydratase family protein yields MDLKDKRILVIGGAGFIGSHVVDQLIETDVAEIIVYDNFTRGIQENLRAALKDSRVSVYPHGGDILHRDILDSAMEGVHGVFHLAALWLLHCHEYPRSAFEVNIGGTFNVLEAAIKHRIERVVYSSSASVYGDAVELPMTEEHPYNNYTFYGATKIAGEQMFKALGHRYNLDWVGLRYMNAYGPRQDYKGAYTAVMMKILDRIDQGLPPIVYGDGSQQYDFIYVSDIARANVCAMQADVTDKNYNVGRGIGTSIRALTELLLRLTGSNLEIQYQPAGQTFVTNRIGSTQAAERDLGFRWKVDIEDGLRRLIDWRAADKKGGVTVEG; encoded by the coding sequence ATGGACTTAAAAGATAAACGTATCTTGGTTATTGGTGGAGCCGGCTTTATCGGAAGCCATGTCGTTGATCAGTTAATCGAGACAGACGTTGCTGAGATTATTGTGTACGATAATTTCACGCGAGGGATCCAAGAAAATTTGCGGGCTGCGTTGAAAGATTCAAGGGTTTCGGTATATCCTCACGGTGGAGACATACTGCACCGTGACATATTGGATTCGGCGATGGAGGGAGTTCACGGCGTGTTCCATTTGGCAGCGCTTTGGCTGTTACATTGCCATGAATATCCTCGTTCCGCCTTTGAAGTCAATATTGGAGGTACTTTCAACGTGCTAGAAGCAGCAATTAAACACCGGATAGAGCGCGTGGTCTATTCCTCCTCTGCTTCAGTATACGGCGACGCTGTCGAACTACCCATGACGGAGGAGCATCCTTATAATAACTATACCTTCTATGGGGCGACCAAGATTGCCGGTGAACAGATGTTTAAGGCTTTGGGACATCGCTACAATTTGGATTGGGTGGGGCTGCGTTACATGAACGCCTACGGTCCCCGCCAAGATTATAAGGGAGCTTATACCGCTGTCATGATGAAGATTCTGGACCGTATCGATCAGGGGTTACCTCCAATTGTTTACGGAGATGGCAGTCAACAGTACGATTTCATCTACGTGAGCGATATCGCCCGTGCGAACGTTTGTGCCATGCAGGCTGACGTGACCGACAAAAACTACAATGTTGGACGGGGCATCGGCACATCAATCAGAGCGTTGACAGAGTTGCTGCTGCGGTTGACAGGCAGCAATCTTGAGATCCAATATCAACCTGCCGGTCAAACTTTTGTGACAAACCGGATCGGTTCTACCCAAGCCGCTGAACGGGATTTAGGGTTCCGGTGGAAAGTCGATATAGAAGATGGGCTGCGTCGATTAATAGATTGGCGGGCTGCCGATAAAAAAGGCGGTGTTACCGTTGAAGGATGA
- a CDS encoding DegT/DnrJ/EryC1/StrS family aminotransferase has translation MKDETVSQKIPITKPFFGAEEEAAVRAPLHSGWVVQGPYVREFEEKFSAFTKSRFSIATSSCTTALHIAVAALRLQPGDEVIVPAFTWISTANVVEYMGAKPIFCDINLPTFNIDVEQIGGLITPRTVGIIPVHLFGLCAEMQPLQEIAQKHNLWVVEDAACGFGAQYHGKHAGTFGEMGCFSFHPRKSITTGEGGMITTQRKDFDQLGRILRDHGASRSDLSRHTVKAGFLLSEYNHLGYNYRMTDIQGALGCAQMDRAAWILDIRSQRAQRYDQLLTKVEWLETPRIPDGFVHGYQAYVCLFCPEEPTLNNVDPLHQQRNELMMQLEAKGIATRQGTHAPVLQGYYTEKYALHPEQFPNAYLADRLALTLPLYTQMTDVEQALVCQSLRQVMG, from the coding sequence TTGAAGGATGAGACAGTATCTCAAAAGATACCAATCACCAAACCGTTTTTCGGAGCAGAGGAAGAAGCTGCGGTCCGCGCTCCTTTGCACAGCGGTTGGGTGGTTCAGGGACCGTATGTCAGAGAATTTGAGGAGAAGTTTTCAGCCTTCACGAAATCACGTTTTTCAATTGCCACTAGTTCCTGTACAACGGCGCTGCACATCGCTGTTGCTGCGCTAAGGTTGCAGCCCGGTGACGAGGTGATTGTGCCTGCCTTCACATGGATCTCCACCGCTAACGTGGTGGAATACATGGGGGCAAAACCTATTTTCTGCGATATTAATCTGCCTACGTTCAATATAGATGTAGAGCAGATTGGAGGACTCATTACACCCCGAACGGTGGGTATCATCCCTGTACACCTATTTGGACTATGTGCGGAGATGCAGCCACTTCAGGAGATCGCTCAAAAGCACAACCTGTGGGTTGTGGAAGATGCTGCGTGTGGGTTCGGTGCTCAGTATCACGGAAAACATGCAGGCACGTTTGGCGAGATGGGCTGCTTTAGCTTCCATCCACGCAAGTCCATCACCACCGGAGAAGGCGGTATGATCACGACACAGCGCAAGGATTTCGATCAACTAGGGCGCATCTTACGAGATCACGGTGCCTCGCGTTCCGATCTCTCACGCCACACTGTCAAAGCTGGGTTTCTGTTATCAGAGTATAATCATCTCGGCTATAACTACCGCATGACAGACATCCAAGGTGCGCTCGGTTGTGCACAGATGGATCGGGCAGCATGGATCTTGGACATACGTTCACAGCGCGCTCAGCGTTACGATCAGCTGCTAACTAAAGTAGAGTGGTTGGAAACACCGAGAATTCCCGACGGTTTCGTCCACGGCTATCAGGCTTACGTTTGCCTGTTTTGCCCTGAGGAACCCACCCTGAACAACGTAGATCCACTCCACCAACAGCGCAACGAACTGATGATGCAACTGGAAGCGAAAGGGATTGCGACCCGCCAAGGCACACACGCCCCAGTGCTGCAGGGGTACTATACAGAAAAATATGCGTTACATCCTGAACAGTTTCCCAATGCTTACTTGGCAGATCGACTGGCTCTGACGCTGCCGCTCTATACACAGATGACAGACGTTGAACAGGCGTTGGTATGTCAAAGTCTTCGGCAGGTCATGGGTTAG
- a CDS encoding glycosyltransferase family 1 protein: MSNRQSREDNRRLRIVLSTWGSTGDVQPFLALSERLSKEGHKVRVCTSEIYRDRFAKRGIDFCAVGAPFDLDHLDQVMDEIVQIKDPLKSAILIVREGILYKADQWYEDCLKGMAGYDLAICHSADVPGQEAAIRNNLPWITVSYCPGFIKTRYEAPSPIPNLGPPLNALLWKVAEQLIRKQVDPLFNDFIASIGGKERECIGLEGMYSPELNLIAASPSVSKPPPDLPSEHKFTGAWFLEEADYEIPPVLQEFLDQGPPPLIVSFGSMGGSRNVETTNILVEAVRRAGQRAIIQAGWGNLGMESPPENICFVGYVPHNFLFRQGCCVVHHGGAGTTAAACRAGVPSITVPHLADQPYWGYTLRKIGVAPKPLHRQDMTPKRLAKRINQVISSQSMAERAKALMEKIKTEDGLTTAVKLIEAYAMKFA; this comes from the coding sequence ATGAGCAATCGACAATCCAGAGAGGATAATAGGAGACTCCGAATCGTACTCAGCACATGGGGATCAACCGGTGATGTCCAACCGTTTCTCGCCCTCTCTGAGCGGCTATCAAAAGAGGGACACAAGGTTCGTGTTTGTACGTCAGAAATCTATCGAGATCGATTTGCCAAACGTGGGATTGACTTCTGCGCTGTCGGTGCTCCTTTTGATTTAGATCATTTGGATCAAGTGATGGATGAGATTGTTCAAATCAAGGATCCACTCAAATCAGCGATTCTCATTGTGAGAGAGGGTATCCTGTACAAAGCGGACCAATGGTACGAAGACTGCCTCAAGGGAATGGCAGGGTATGATCTTGCAATCTGTCATTCGGCAGATGTACCGGGTCAAGAAGCGGCAATCCGAAATAACCTGCCTTGGATCACAGTTAGTTACTGTCCCGGCTTTATCAAGACGCGCTACGAAGCACCGTCCCCGATCCCCAATCTTGGTCCGCCATTAAATGCATTACTATGGAAAGTGGCAGAACAACTAATCCGAAAGCAGGTTGATCCACTGTTTAATGACTTTATCGCCTCCATCGGCGGGAAGGAACGGGAGTGCATCGGTTTAGAGGGTATGTATTCTCCAGAATTGAATCTGATTGCCGCTTCACCGAGCGTCAGCAAGCCCCCGCCCGACCTGCCCAGTGAGCACAAGTTCACAGGCGCGTGGTTCCTTGAGGAGGCAGATTACGAGATTCCCCCGGTGCTTCAGGAATTTTTAGATCAAGGACCCCCACCACTTATTGTTTCCTTCGGCTCGATGGGCGGAAGCAGAAATGTCGAGACCACAAACATCCTCGTCGAAGCCGTGCGACGTGCAGGTCAACGCGCAATCATTCAGGCAGGTTGGGGAAATCTTGGGATGGAGAGTCCACCTGAAAACATCTGTTTTGTCGGATATGTGCCCCACAACTTTCTGTTTCGCCAAGGGTGTTGTGTCGTCCATCATGGCGGGGCAGGCACGACTGCCGCAGCCTGCCGGGCTGGCGTGCCATCCATCACTGTTCCACACTTAGCGGATCAGCCGTACTGGGGATATACCTTACGCAAAATCGGCGTCGCTCCCAAACCGCTCCATCGCCAGGACATGACCCCCAAACGGTTGGCAAAGCGTATCAACCAAGTTATCTCTTCTCAATCGATGGCGGAAAGAGCAAAAGCATTGATGGAGAAGATCAAAACGGAAGACGGTTTAACAACCGCCGTTAAGCTAATTGAAGCGTACGCTATGAAGTTTGCCTGA
- the asnB gene encoding asparagine synthase (glutamine-hydrolyzing), protein MCGIAGAVSLNHDPLQIERLKPMVDVIAHRGPDDAGYLVYQTGIHHPTCQDFTDSQFQEVCPSLPVIDSAAEQNRLHSEKWDLFFGHRRLSIIDLSPRGHQPMCDKSRKIWLIYNGEIYNFREIRQELKALGYHFSSASDTEVIIHAYHQWGTDCIHRFNGMFAFALYDSRNQKVWLARDRYGIKPLYYTLTNEGTFLFGSEIKSILEYLPDRPDVDLAALNEYFSFQNIFSDRTLFSRIKLLPPGHCLELDLSRGEIAKTKYWDFDFGQEINVPANELEDQLYDRLTQAVKRQCVSDVPVGSYLSGGMDSGTVTAITASVFGLISTFTIGFDLSEAADHELSFDERKSAESMANLFQTAHHESVLCSSDMEAVMGDLIWHLEDLRVGQCYPNYYAAQLASKSVKVVMSGTGGDELFGGYPWRYAAAIGNSVESYTDNYYHYWQRLVYNKEKPLLFNQEVANQLRKLDIDGTIPFKNHTLKTFRNVYPGDIRCDSREEQVNHSLYFECKTFLHGLLVVEDKISMAHSLETRVPLLDNDLVDLACQTPVHYKIADLHNWKAFDANSPRTGKVNLERTKVGKDILRKTMGRIIPKSITQAKKQGFSGPDESWFRGSSEKYIRDLLLDDKARINEYLNPEYVRQVIETHSSGVANKRLLIWSLLSFEWWLKQFVK, encoded by the coding sequence ATGTGTGGTATAGCAGGAGCAGTATCCCTCAATCATGATCCTCTCCAAATAGAACGCCTGAAACCGATGGTAGATGTGATCGCCCACAGAGGACCAGACGATGCAGGTTATCTCGTCTATCAGACAGGCATACATCACCCAACCTGTCAGGATTTTACAGATAGCCAATTTCAAGAAGTTTGCCCGTCGCTGCCCGTAATCGATTCAGCTGCCGAACAGAACAGATTGCATTCAGAAAAATGGGATCTGTTTTTCGGACACCGAAGGTTGTCGATCATCGATCTCTCCCCGCGTGGGCACCAACCGATGTGCGATAAATCACGTAAGATCTGGCTCATCTACAACGGGGAAATCTACAATTTTAGAGAAATACGTCAGGAGTTGAAAGCGCTCGGTTATCACTTTTCTAGTGCCTCCGACACCGAAGTTATCATCCACGCTTACCACCAGTGGGGAACGGACTGTATTCACCGATTCAACGGGATGTTTGCCTTTGCGCTGTATGACAGTCGCAACCAAAAAGTCTGGCTCGCTCGCGATCGCTACGGCATCAAGCCGCTCTATTACACTCTCACCAATGAAGGCACATTTCTGTTTGGGTCCGAAATCAAATCCATTCTGGAATACCTGCCCGACAGGCCGGACGTGGATCTCGCGGCATTAAACGAATACTTCTCATTCCAAAACATTTTTAGTGACCGAACCCTCTTCTCAAGGATTAAGCTACTCCCGCCCGGACACTGCTTGGAACTCGATTTGTCGCGCGGGGAGATTGCCAAGACCAAGTACTGGGATTTTGACTTCGGGCAGGAGATAAATGTCCCCGCAAATGAACTCGAAGATCAACTTTACGACCGATTGACACAGGCTGTTAAGCGCCAGTGTGTCAGCGACGTTCCGGTGGGTAGTTATTTGAGCGGCGGCATGGATTCAGGAACTGTGACAGCTATCACTGCTTCTGTATTCGGGCTGATCTCCACATTTACAATAGGTTTTGATCTCTCGGAAGCCGCAGACCATGAATTGAGCTTCGATGAGCGTAAGTCAGCCGAATCTATGGCAAACCTGTTTCAGACAGCGCATCACGAGAGTGTACTGTGTTCTAGCGATATGGAAGCTGTCATGGGAGATCTGATCTGGCATTTGGAAGATTTGCGTGTCGGACAGTGCTATCCCAACTACTATGCGGCTCAGTTGGCAAGTAAGTCTGTTAAAGTGGTCATGTCCGGAACAGGAGGCGATGAATTATTCGGCGGTTATCCGTGGCGATATGCCGCAGCGATTGGAAACAGTGTCGAGAGTTATACGGACAATTATTACCACTACTGGCAGAGATTGGTATATAATAAAGAGAAACCCCTGCTTTTCAACCAAGAGGTTGCAAACCAACTCCGCAAATTGGATATTGACGGGACAATTCCCTTCAAAAACCATACTTTGAAGACATTCCGGAATGTCTATCCGGGAGACATTCGATGCGATAGCCGTGAGGAACAGGTTAACCACTCACTCTACTTTGAATGCAAGACCTTTCTACACGGGTTGCTTGTCGTTGAAGACAAAATTTCGATGGCACATTCATTGGAAACGAGAGTGCCGCTTCTAGATAATGATTTGGTTGATCTCGCTTGCCAGACACCTGTCCACTACAAAATTGCCGATTTGCACAATTGGAAAGCGTTCGATGCGAATAGTCCACGGACAGGGAAGGTCAATTTGGAACGAACAAAGGTCGGGAAAGACATCCTACGCAAAACGATGGGACGGATTATCCCCAAATCAATTACACAAGCCAAGAAACAGGGCTTCAGTGGACCCGATGAATCGTGGTTCCGTGGCAGCAGTGAAAAATATATACGAGATCTTTTGCTGGATGACAAGGCTCGGATTAACGAATATCTCAATCCTGAATATGTGCGACAGGTCATTGAAACCCACAGCTCTGGTGTAGCGAACAAGCGACTCCTGATCTGGTCGTTGTTGAGCTTTGAATGGTGGTTGAAGCAGTTTGTCAAATGA